The following coding sequences lie in one Streptococcus suis genomic window:
- a CDS encoding IS110 family transposase, whose protein sequence is MFHFTTLFIGMDVHKESFSLCYYDMMANQFKHSTKVGPNVSYIVNYVNELRRLYGQDAEVLCGYEAGCLGFTLYHQLQAHGIPCIVMAPTTVMKEGSKRVKTDKKDAAQLAKALAFRSYRPVHIPTVEDEQVKEYIRMRTDHKVALKKIKQQILAFCLRHDFRYTEGSSNWTQKHVRWLHSLNPDGLYAEILTEYLLTYEKLVDQIERYDARIEQLGQSDSYQEKVSWLSCFIGIKTLTALSIVTEIGDFNRFATAQHFASYLGLTPNENSSGDKERRGAITKAGNSHVRRLLIEAAQSLAKGTIGYKSKELKRRQSGNRVEVIAYADKANERLRRRYRTLVLGKNKKQNVAKTAIARELSGFIWGMMTGRIA, encoded by the coding sequence ATGTTTCATTTTACCACACTTTTCATCGGAATGGATGTTCACAAAGAAAGTTTTTCACTCTGCTATTATGATATGATGGCGAATCAATTCAAACATAGCACTAAAGTTGGTCCAAATGTTAGCTATATTGTGAACTATGTGAATGAGCTTCGTCGTTTATATGGTCAAGATGCAGAAGTGTTATGTGGCTACGAAGCCGGATGTCTTGGATTTACCCTATATCACCAGCTACAAGCTCACGGGATTCCCTGTATCGTGATGGCGCCTACAACGGTGATGAAGGAAGGATCTAAGCGTGTTAAGACTGATAAAAAAGATGCAGCTCAGCTCGCAAAAGCTCTGGCCTTTCGTAGCTATCGGCCTGTTCATATTCCTACTGTTGAGGATGAACAAGTCAAAGAATATATCCGCATGAGAACAGACCACAAAGTGGCTCTGAAGAAAATCAAACAACAAATTCTTGCCTTCTGTCTCCGACATGATTTTCGCTATACCGAGGGAAGCAGTAATTGGACACAGAAACATGTCCGCTGGCTCCATTCCCTAAATCCTGATGGACTTTACGCAGAGATTTTGACAGAATACCTATTGACCTATGAGAAATTAGTAGATCAAATAGAACGGTATGATGCGCGAATTGAGCAACTGGGTCAAAGCGACAGTTATCAAGAGAAGGTCTCATGGCTCTCTTGCTTTATTGGCATTAAAACACTAACCGCACTTTCCATTGTGACGGAAATCGGTGATTTTAACCGCTTTGCGACAGCTCAACATTTTGCTTCCTATCTTGGGCTAACTCCTAACGAAAATTCTAGCGGTGACAAGGAGAGAAGAGGTGCTATCACCAAAGCTGGGAATAGCCATGTGAGACGACTTCTGATAGAAGCTGCACAATCATTGGCTAAGGGGACGATTGGGTATAAATCCAAAGAATTGAAACGGAGACAAAGTGGAAACCGAGTGGAGGTGATTGCTTATGCGGATAAGGCTAATGAACGCTTAAGAAGACGTTATCGCACACTTGTTCTAGGAAAAAATAAGAAACAAAATGTTGCTAAAACAGCTATTGCACGAGAATTGTCTGGTTTTATTTGGGGGATGATGACAGGAAGAATAGCTTGA